The following are encoded in a window of Pseudomonas graminis genomic DNA:
- a CDS encoding glutamine synthetase family protein, producing MTGEGFLEGRRLQLARGVLLQCIMGGYPPSKFYGSDDGDLALIADPQQTHRLPWSDEPRALAICDADELDGQPSPLSTRGQLKSVIARYARHGWSPVVATELEFFVFAPNPDPSQPFQPPVGLDGRREDGQSAFSISSNNGLRPFFKEIYACMAALGLPRDTVMHEMGVSQFEINLLHGDPLLLADQTFLFKHMLKEVALKHGLIVVCMAKPLAHTPGSSMHIHQSVVETSTGQNIFSDNQGEATDRFHHFIGGQQAAMADFTALFAPNVNSYQRLCHPFASPNNACWSHDNRAAGLRIPASAPVARRVENRLPGADANPYLAIAASLAAGLHGIEHTLAPSPPIQGEFVVPDNLSLPCTLHAALERLTRSSLAKELFGAEFIEGYVASKTLELTSFFNEITPWERRVLAAQA from the coding sequence ATGACCGGCGAGGGTTTTCTCGAAGGCCGTCGGTTGCAGCTGGCGCGGGGCGTGCTGCTGCAATGCATCATGGGCGGCTACCCGCCGTCGAAATTCTATGGCAGTGACGATGGCGACCTGGCCCTGATCGCCGACCCGCAGCAGACCCATCGTCTGCCGTGGAGCGACGAGCCCCGCGCCCTCGCGATCTGTGACGCCGATGAGCTCGACGGCCAGCCATCGCCGCTGTCCACCCGCGGCCAGCTCAAATCGGTCATCGCCCGCTATGCCCGGCATGGCTGGTCGCCGGTGGTGGCCACCGAACTGGAATTCTTTGTCTTCGCGCCCAACCCCGATCCGAGCCAGCCCTTCCAGCCGCCGGTCGGTCTGGACGGTCGGCGCGAGGACGGCCAGTCGGCGTTCAGCATCAGCTCCAACAACGGCCTGCGACCGTTCTTCAAGGAAATCTATGCCTGCATGGCCGCGCTGGGCCTGCCCCGCGACACCGTCATGCACGAGATGGGCGTCAGCCAGTTCGAGATCAACCTGCTGCACGGCGATCCTCTGCTGCTGGCCGACCAGACATTTCTGTTCAAGCACATGCTCAAGGAAGTCGCGCTCAAGCACGGCCTGATTGTGGTGTGCATGGCCAAACCGCTGGCGCACACGCCCGGCAGTTCCATGCACATTCACCAGAGCGTGGTCGAGACCAGCACCGGCCAGAACATCTTCAGCGACAATCAGGGCGAGGCCACTGATCGCTTTCATCACTTCATCGGCGGGCAGCAGGCCGCGATGGCTGACTTCACCGCGTTGTTCGCGCCGAACGTCAATTCCTATCAGCGCCTGTGCCATCCGTTTGCTTCGCCGAATAATGCTTGCTGGTCCCACGACAACCGCGCGGCGGGTCTGCGCATTCCGGCCAGCGCACCGGTCGCCCGTCGGGTCGAGAACCGTCTGCCCGGCGCCGACGCCAACCCGTATCTGGCCATCGCCGCCAGCCTGGCTGCGGGGCTTCATGGCATTGAGCACACGCTGGCACCGTCGCCGCCTATTCAAGGTGAGTTCGTTGTGCCCGATAATCTGTCGTTGCCATGTACCTTGCACGCTGCTCTGGAACGTCTGACTCGCAGCTCGCTGGCCAAGGAACTGTTTGGTGCCGAATTCATCGAAGGCTACGTCGCGTCGAAGACCCTGGAACTGACCAGCTTCTTCAACGAAATTACCCCCTGGGAGCGCCGCGTTCTGGCCGCTCAGGCTTAA
- a CDS encoding WbqC family protein, whose protein sequence is MLIAPTRSPAGLDQRSNDHALLDQGRVALMQPYFLPYLGYFQLIAASDCFVLYDNVQFIKNGWIERNRYLLEGEPKWFGLPLAKGSHSQLINQRQISPHFDIDAIMSRLAFAYRKAPHAERTLTWLEALLKLPAHNIAEFNELALRSCCSLLRIHTPIVRASEWSPASQSRGQDRVIEVISAIGGTRYLNPFAGGALYDSAAFAAAGYGLDLLKPDLEPYLQLNQPFVPALSVLDAFMFNDLETLSAWVKRGEIVRG, encoded by the coding sequence GTGCTCATCGCCCCTACCCGCAGCCCTGCCGGGCTTGATCAGCGGTCCAACGACCATGCACTTCTGGATCAGGGCCGTGTGGCCCTGATGCAACCGTACTTTCTTCCTTACCTGGGTTACTTTCAGCTGATCGCCGCGAGCGACTGTTTCGTGCTGTACGACAACGTGCAGTTCATCAAGAACGGCTGGATCGAGCGCAACCGTTACCTGCTGGAGGGCGAGCCGAAGTGGTTTGGCTTGCCGCTGGCAAAGGGCAGTCACTCGCAGTTGATCAATCAACGCCAGATTTCGCCACACTTTGACATCGACGCCATCATGAGCCGCCTCGCGTTTGCGTACCGCAAGGCACCCCACGCTGAGCGCACGCTGACCTGGCTCGAAGCGCTGCTGAAGTTGCCGGCGCACAACATCGCCGAGTTCAACGAGCTGGCGCTGCGCTCCTGCTGCAGCCTGTTGCGCATTCACACCCCGATCGTTCGGGCGAGCGAGTGGTCACCCGCTTCACAGTCGCGTGGGCAGGACCGCGTGATCGAAGTCATCAGCGCGATCGGCGGAACCCGCTATCTGAACCCTTTCGCCGGCGGTGCCTTGTACGACAGCGCAGCGTTTGCGGCCGCAGGCTATGGGCTGGACCTTCTCAAGCCGGACCTTGAGCCTTACCTCCAGCTGAACCAGCCCTTCGTGCCGGCACTGTCGGTGTTGGATGCCTTCATGTTCAACGACCTGGAAACCCTCAGCGCCTGGGTCAAGCGCGGGGAGATTGTGCGTGGTTGA
- a CDS encoding MFS transporter, whose translation MRQIWKSFRALYFASLMMLIGSGLLSTYLALRLAADQVDGLWVGALMAANYVGLALGGKIGHRLIGRIGHIRAYATCAGIVGAAVLGHGLFDYLPAWIFLRMIVGLGMMCQYMVIESWLNEQASPKQRGTVFSLYMIASYLGLVLGQLILVIHPQLGPELLMLVAMCFALCLVPVAMTRSIHPAPMHPAPLEPLFFMRRVPQSLTTVLSAGMIIGSFYGLAPLYAAQQGLSTEHVGLFMASCIGAGLIVQGPLGKLSDRYDRAWLIRGVAGLLVLASLPLAILPDVPMELLLAVGFLASLLQFSLYPLAVAFSNDHVEGERRVSLTAMLLMTYGVGASIGPLVSGVLMKMFGSNMLYAFVCLVALVLVLRIRPKAVTNLHQVEDAPLHHVAMPDSMSSSPLVVALDPRVDEQVVQDQMQDVEPEPEVSPEVAPDVAADAEVQPEMVERVVASGEGVVRPVAIMDEEVAAEPGAAGPEEAAEVRRDVGVDRPL comes from the coding sequence ATGCGCCAAATCTGGAAGTCCTTTCGAGCGCTGTATTTTGCCTCGCTGATGATGTTGATCGGCTCGGGCCTGCTCAGCACCTACCTGGCCTTGCGTCTGGCCGCCGATCAGGTCGATGGCCTGTGGGTCGGTGCGTTGATGGCGGCGAACTATGTCGGTCTGGCCCTGGGCGGCAAGATCGGCCACCGGCTGATCGGCCGGATCGGGCACATCCGGGCGTATGCCACCTGCGCCGGCATTGTCGGCGCGGCGGTGCTGGGCCACGGGCTGTTCGATTACCTGCCGGCGTGGATCTTCCTGCGGATGATTGTCGGCCTGGGCATGATGTGCCAGTACATGGTCATCGAAAGCTGGCTCAACGAGCAGGCCTCGCCCAAGCAGCGCGGCACGGTGTTCAGCCTCTACATGATCGCGTCGTACCTGGGGCTGGTGCTCGGTCAGCTGATTCTGGTCATCCACCCGCAACTGGGCCCTGAACTGCTGATGCTCGTGGCGATGTGCTTCGCCCTCTGCCTCGTGCCGGTGGCCATGACCCGCAGCATTCACCCGGCGCCGATGCACCCGGCACCGCTGGAGCCGCTGTTCTTCATGCGCCGGGTGCCGCAATCCCTGACCACGGTGTTGAGCGCCGGCATGATCATCGGCTCGTTCTACGGCCTGGCGCCGCTGTATGCCGCGCAACAGGGGCTGTCGACCGAGCATGTCGGCCTGTTCATGGCCAGCTGCATCGGCGCGGGCCTTATCGTGCAAGGCCCGCTGGGCAAGCTGTCAGACCGCTATGACCGTGCCTGGTTGATCCGCGGCGTGGCCGGCTTGCTGGTGCTGGCCTCGCTGCCGCTGGCGATCCTCCCGGATGTGCCGATGGAGCTGCTGCTGGCAGTGGGCTTCCTGGCGTCCCTGCTGCAGTTTTCGCTGTATCCGCTGGCGGTGGCGTTCTCCAACGACCACGTTGAAGGCGAACGCCGCGTGTCCCTGACCGCCATGTTGCTGATGACCTACGGCGTCGGGGCGAGTATCGGCCCGCTGGTGTCCGGCGTGCTGATGAAGATGTTTGGCAGCAACATGCTCTACGCCTTCGTCTGCTTGGTGGCGCTGGTGCTGGTGCTGCGTATCCGTCCGAAAGCCGTCACCAACCTGCACCAGGTCGAAGACGCCCCGCTGCATCACGTCGCCATGCCTGACAGCATGTCCAGCTCGCCGCTGGTGGTCGCCCTTGACCCTCGGGTTGATGAACAGGTGGTGCAGGATCAGATGCAGGACGTTGAGCCGGAGCCGGAGGTTTCACCTGAGGTAGCGCCGGATGTGGCAGCGGATGCCGAAGTACAGCCTGAGATGGTGGAGCGGGTCGTGGCGTCGGGTGAAGGCGTTGTGCGGCCGGTGGCGATTATGGACGAGGAAGTGGCTGCTGAACCTGGTGCGGCTGGACCGGAGGAGGCGGCTGAAGTGCGGCGGGATGTCGGGGTGGATCGGCCGTTGTGA
- the vioA gene encoding dTDP-4-amino-4,6-dideoxy-D-glucose aminotransferase VioA: protein MSNSIPVTSPLLPPLEEFMPFLEEIWASKRLTNGGPFHEQLEAALAEHLGVEHVCLFSNGTLALVTALQALRVTGEVITTPYSFVATAHSLLWNSLKPVFVDIDPLTNNLDPKRIEEAITPATTAILPVHCYGIPCDVDAIQKIADTYGLKVIYDAAHAFGVQHNGTSVLNHGDLSVLSFHATKVFNTFEGGAIICHDRKTKQRIDYLKNFGFADEVTIMAPGINGKMNEIQAAFGMLQLRHIDSALQSRKRLFDRYARALADVPGITLLEQPAGVDWNYAYCPIFIDGSRFGVNRDEMYNRYRARDVLVRRYFYPLITEFPMYRSLPSSDAAKLTHAHLISSRVLCLPIYPDLTDEQQDSIIDILLSARGA, encoded by the coding sequence ATGTCGAATTCAATTCCTGTCACGAGTCCGCTGCTTCCTCCGCTGGAAGAGTTCATGCCGTTTCTGGAGGAGATCTGGGCCAGCAAGCGTCTCACCAACGGTGGCCCTTTCCATGAACAGCTGGAAGCCGCACTGGCCGAGCACTTGGGCGTTGAGCATGTCTGCCTGTTTTCCAACGGCACCCTGGCGCTGGTCACCGCACTCCAGGCGCTGCGCGTCACGGGCGAGGTGATCACCACGCCGTATTCATTCGTCGCCACGGCCCACTCGTTATTGTGGAACAGCCTTAAGCCGGTGTTTGTCGACATCGACCCGCTGACCAACAACCTGGACCCCAAGCGCATCGAGGAAGCGATCACGCCGGCGACCACGGCCATCCTTCCGGTTCATTGCTATGGGATTCCCTGTGACGTCGATGCCATTCAAAAAATCGCCGACACCTACGGGTTGAAGGTCATCTATGACGCCGCCCACGCGTTTGGTGTTCAGCACAATGGCACCAGCGTCTTGAATCATGGTGACCTTTCGGTCCTCAGTTTCCATGCCACCAAGGTGTTCAACACCTTCGAAGGCGGCGCGATCATCTGCCACGACAGGAAGACCAAGCAGCGCATCGATTACCTGAAGAACTTCGGTTTTGCCGACGAAGTTACGATCATGGCGCCGGGCATCAACGGCAAGATGAACGAGATTCAGGCAGCGTTCGGCATGCTCCAATTGCGCCACATCGATTCTGCGCTGCAGTCGCGCAAACGTCTGTTTGATCGCTACGCCAGGGCGCTGGCAGACGTGCCCGGCATCACCTTGCTGGAACAGCCTGCAGGCGTGGACTGGAACTATGCCTATTGCCCGATTTTCATAGACGGTTCTCGGTTCGGCGTGAACCGCGACGAAATGTACAACCGCTATCGTGCGCGTGATGTGCTGGTGCGGCGTTATTTCTACCCGTTGATCACAGAATTCCCGATGTACCGCAGCTTGCCCAGTTCGGACGCTGCGAAGCTCACCCATGCCCACCTGATTTCCAGCCGCGTGTTGTGCCTGCCGATCTACCCGGACCTGACGGATGAGCAGCAGGACTCCATTATCGACATCCTGCTCAGCGCGCGCGGGGCCTGA
- a CDS encoding GNAT family N-acetyltransferase, protein MSIRGTRITLRALEADDLERLHVWSNDEALWAMLGGWHFPTSREAQREWLGRLKSDTLNQRFGIETSEHGLIGTANLVDIDWKNRTAEHGMMIGFEHLRGQGYGREVIATVMRYAFDELGLERLSTTIIEYNQASLATYTGKAPWVIEGTQRQWYFRKGQRWDRHLLGVTAADYRAWMAARDGDS, encoded by the coding sequence ATGAGTATCCGTGGTACACGAATCACCTTGCGGGCCCTGGAAGCAGATGACTTGGAGCGACTGCACGTCTGGTCCAACGATGAGGCCCTATGGGCGATGCTGGGCGGCTGGCATTTTCCGACCTCCCGGGAGGCTCAGCGCGAGTGGCTGGGACGTCTTAAAAGCGACACGCTGAATCAGCGCTTTGGTATAGAAACGTCCGAGCACGGTCTGATTGGCACGGCAAACCTGGTCGACATCGACTGGAAAAACCGCACCGCGGAACACGGCATGATGATCGGTTTCGAGCACCTGCGCGGTCAGGGTTATGGCCGTGAGGTGATCGCCACCGTGATGCGCTACGCGTTCGACGAACTCGGCCTTGAGCGGTTGTCCACGACGATCATCGAGTACAACCAGGCGTCGCTGGCCACCTACACTGGCAAAGCGCCCTGGGTGATCGAGGGTACGCAGCGCCAGTGGTACTTTCGCAAAGGCCAGCGCTGGGATCGTCACCTGCTGGGTGTGACAGCAGCCGACTACCGGGCGTGGATGGCGGCCCGGGACGGTGATTCATGA
- a CDS encoding class I SAM-dependent methyltransferase, with the protein MANRDYNQEFQNNAHRSYFYDFDARLRRYMMESFSPWLTEGPALELGCFEGEFTQIFSERFHDLTVIEAASDLIGVTRQRVGEQVAFVCSTFETATVEPRFENIFLIHTLEHLDDRTAVLQRIAQWLKPGGRLFIAVPNANAPSRQIAVKMGLIEHNSAVTEGERLHGHRITYSLDTLDHEVRQAGWSVRHRGGVFFKPLANFQLDKALESGLVDEAFMDGCYALGMHYPELCASVFVVCERSTAAE; encoded by the coding sequence ATGGCCAACCGCGATTACAACCAGGAATTTCAGAACAACGCCCATCGCAGTTATTTCTATGACTTCGATGCCCGCCTGCGCCGCTACATGATGGAGAGCTTTTCGCCCTGGTTGACCGAAGGTCCTGCACTGGAACTGGGTTGTTTCGAGGGTGAATTCACGCAAATCTTCAGCGAGCGCTTCCATGACCTGACCGTCATCGAAGCGGCCAGTGATCTGATCGGCGTTACCCGCCAGCGCGTCGGCGAACAGGTCGCCTTCGTCTGCAGCACCTTCGAGACGGCCACGGTGGAGCCGCGATTCGAGAACATATTTCTGATCCACACGCTGGAGCATCTCGACGATCGGACCGCCGTGCTACAGCGCATCGCCCAGTGGTTAAAGCCAGGCGGTCGGCTGTTTATCGCCGTGCCAAACGCCAACGCGCCCTCGCGCCAGATTGCCGTGAAGATGGGCCTGATCGAGCACAACAGTGCGGTGACCGAGGGCGAGCGCCTGCATGGACACCGCATCACCTACTCCCTGGACACCCTTGACCATGAAGTGCGCCAGGCAGGATGGTCGGTCCGGCACAGAGGTGGCGTGTTCTTTAAACCGTTGGCCAACTTCCAGCTGGACAAGGCATTGGAGAGCGGTTTGGTGGATGAGGCGTTCATGGATGGCTGCTACGCCCTTGGGATGCATTACCCCGAGTTGTGCGCCA
- a CDS encoding phytanoyl-CoA dioxygenase family protein → MNDEAWQNLCADGYVCLPDLMAASEVVRLREDLAQAIERCRSVQVQNAIVQRTEQTAHHILQADTGFIALLARFGEWGVTELLRNMLGGEVILNSFGGLNNLNSTNAYVRNVHRDVRSWSAESMQMAQILVLLDDFTAQNGATLFLAGSHQSPQKPDDNQFEAHASKALGTAGSIYLFDSRIWHAAGVNRTSGPRRCLTLTFTRSNLKPQFDYCRALGSAFCEQQSPDLQQLLGWFARTPSTLHEWYQPEDQRFYRKNQG, encoded by the coding sequence ATGAATGACGAGGCCTGGCAAAACCTCTGCGCAGACGGGTACGTCTGTCTGCCGGATCTGATGGCCGCCAGCGAGGTCGTGCGTTTGCGCGAAGACCTGGCGCAGGCCATCGAACGCTGCCGCAGTGTGCAGGTGCAGAACGCCATCGTTCAGCGCACCGAGCAGACCGCTCACCACATCCTGCAGGCCGACACCGGTTTCATCGCCCTGCTGGCCCGGTTTGGCGAATGGGGGGTCACCGAGCTGCTGCGCAACATGCTCGGCGGCGAGGTGATCCTCAATTCATTTGGTGGGCTGAACAACCTGAACAGCACCAATGCCTACGTGCGCAACGTGCACCGCGATGTGCGCTCATGGTCGGCAGAATCGATGCAGATGGCGCAGATTCTGGTACTGCTCGACGACTTCACGGCGCAGAACGGCGCCACCCTGTTTCTGGCTGGCTCACACCAATCGCCGCAAAAGCCGGACGACAATCAGTTCGAGGCGCACGCCAGCAAGGCGCTGGGTACAGCAGGCTCGATCTATCTGTTCGACTCGCGGATATGGCACGCCGCCGGGGTCAACCGTACGTCGGGGCCACGTCGCTGCCTGACCCTGACGTTTACCCGCAGCAACCTCAAGCCGCAGTTCGACTATTGCCGAGCGCTGGGCTCCGCCTTTTGCGAGCAGCAATCGCCGGACCTTCAGCAACTGCTCGGCTGGTTCGCCCGAACCCCCTCCACCCTTCACGAGTGGTATCAGCCTGAAGACCAGCGCTTTTACCGAAAAAACCAGGGATAG